A region from the Dehalococcoides mccartyi CG5 genome encodes:
- a CDS encoding GNAT family N-acetyltransferase — translation MKEPLILQTPRLELVPANAEMLNCEIQGQKELGQLLGAEIPANWPPEGYGCETLKRLLTKYEASRFKTGYLNWYIILNPSGTHRELIGQAGFKGEPTPEGRMEIDYSILEHYQHHGYAMEAVHSLIGWILQDPSVKEIIAQTYPESIAAQKLLVKIGFSASGKGLEQGTILFVLPREDYKTDLPVMAEGEKTVKEDLKANSRKAAESFGEMLAAFGSAVSEIFNDPSLKDKAKEFGKSVSSSAEAVTDRFKDEEIKVKFKEVGDAAQSFGKNVSNIFKDDKKEPKKSDKEE, via the coding sequence ATGAAGGAACCACTAATTCTTCAAACACCCCGCCTGGAATTGGTCCCGGCAAATGCCGAAATGCTGAATTGCGAAATTCAGGGACAGAAAGAGTTGGGGCAATTACTGGGAGCCGAAATTCCGGCCAACTGGCCGCCGGAAGGCTATGGCTGCGAAACTTTAAAACGGTTATTGACAAAATATGAAGCAAGCAGGTTCAAGACCGGTTATCTCAATTGGTATATCATCCTGAACCCGTCCGGTACTCACCGGGAGCTTATCGGGCAGGCAGGGTTCAAAGGGGAACCCACCCCCGAAGGCCGCATGGAAATTGATTATTCCATACTGGAGCATTATCAGCACCACGGGTACGCCATGGAAGCTGTTCACAGCCTAATAGGCTGGATACTGCAGGACCCAAGTGTCAAAGAGATTATAGCCCAGACTTATCCGGAATCTATTGCCGCCCAGAAACTTCTGGTAAAAATAGGGTTCAGCGCTTCGGGTAAAGGCCTTGAACAAGGCACAATACTTTTTGTACTTCCCCGTGAAGACTATAAAACCGATCTGCCTGTAATGGCTGAAGGAGAAAAAACCGTGAAAGAAGACCTCAAAGCTAATTCCCGTAAAGCTGCTGAGAGTTTTGGTGAAATGCTGGCCGCCTTCGGAAGCGCCGTTAGCGAGATATTCAATGACCCTTCTTTAAAAGACAAGGCCAAAGAATTTGGCAAGAGTGTTTCAAGTTCGGCGGAAGCAGTAACTGACCGTTTTAAAGATGAGGAGATAAAGGTAAAGTTTAAAGAAGTGGGTGATGCTGCCCAGAGTTTCGGCAAGAACGTGAGCAATATTTTCAAGGACGATAAAAAAGAACCCAAAAAGTCTGACAAAGAGGAGTAG
- a CDS encoding GNAT family N-acetyltransferase, with protein MHDNTARHLVIHNEERALACCRIRMPDEALAKIERVAVDIDYRKSGLGREIMNYAASLLKTENVDGVVFHAQTGAAGFYASLGYVPNGETFIEDGIQHTRMHLRL; from the coding sequence TTGCATGATAATACTGCGCGTCATTTAGTTATCCATAATGAAGAACGGGCTCTAGCTTGTTGCCGTATACGAATGCCTGATGAAGCCCTTGCCAAGATTGAAAGAGTGGCGGTGGATATAGATTATCGCAAATCTGGTTTGGGACGTGAGATTATGAACTATGCCGCAAGCTTGCTGAAAACAGAAAATGTGGACGGGGTGGTATTTCATGCTCAAACCGGTGCGGCAGGTTTCTATGCCAGTTTAGGGTATGTTCCTAACGGGGAGACCTTTATAGAAGACGGCATACAACATACCAGAATGCATTTACGCCTGTAA